The genomic interval ATGACATCGAATTCCTGTAGCTTTTCAGTATCTACCCGCTTCATATTGTCTCTCCTTTGGCAAGGGCGTGAAGACGCATGCCTTCATTGAACAACCCGCGCAAATGGCGAAAATCACCATCGGGACGGGCTACTCACTACGCAAAGAGAGGTAAAACCTTTTGTTAAAGACCTACACCAAAACGTATCATAACATATCGCTTTGAGCTAAAGCCCGAAACGAACCAGTTTGTCTATTTCAATCCCATATTCAGCCCTATTTGACCTGCGAAATTTCGAAAAGAGGTGTGATTTACTTCTTTAACGTGCTTGAAATAATGACTGATCCTGGCACGTTTTACGTCATATGTGGTTGACAAGACTCGAAGCCTTAACCGCCTAAACCCACGCTCTCAGCGTTTTTCACAAACATGCATAACTGCTCTTGCCTCGCTGCGATTATTATGCTACGATCTTTATCGGGTCACTCTTGATTTTTCGGTGGTTTTTTTGTGATTGCCATGCTTCGCCTATCAACCTGTTGTCCGTGCGCCATGTGTATACCCACTCACCCGCCCGGCGGCTGGTAGTATCGTGCCTTTTGGCAGACCGACCCTTGCTTGCACGCCCCGGACGCCGCCGGGGCTTTTTTTTGAGGAGTTCCATGACCCAACCCACCCCAAATACCTCCGATACAGTGGCGACAGGGGCATTGGTCGAGACTCTGAACGCCCGCTTTGCCGATGCTCACCCCGCCGAGATACTTCGTTGGGCGGTGGGCGAATTTGGGCAGCGCCTTGCCACCGTCACCAGTTTCCAGCCAACGGGGATTGTCACCCTCCATATGCTCAGCGAGTTCGCCCCGAACACACCCGTTCTGACGCTTGATACGGGGCTGTTGTTTTCGGAAACCTACGCCCTCATGAACGATCTCGAAAAACGGCTGGCGTTGAACCTGCTTCGCCTGCGCCCCGCACAGACCGTCGCTGAGCAAGCGGCAACCCATGGGGAGGCGCTCTGGCTGCGTGACCCTGATCAGTGCTGCGCCCTGCGCAAGACCGACCTCCTAGATCGCGTTTTGGGTGGGTATGGGGCATGGCTCACCGGTTTGCGCCGCGATCAATCAGAAGGGCGGGCAGAGACGCCCATCTTTGCGTGGGATCGCAAGCATAACAACCTGAAAATTGCCCCTTTTGCCACATGGACAGAATCGATGGTGTGGACGTATCTCCATGCCTACGAACTCCCCTACAACACCCTCCACGATCAGGGCTACCCAAGCATTGGTTGTTATCCCTGCACCCGCGCCGTCGATCCGGCGTCGGGCGATAAGCGGGCGGGGCGTTGGGCGGGGTCGGCAAAGACGGAATGTGGAATCCACATTGATAAGACCATCTCAGAAGAAACAAATACAAAAGGACAACACGAATCATGACGGTTGACAGCGACGGCTTTACTTTATGGATGACCGGGCTTTCCGGCGCAGGCAAGACGACTATTGCCCTTGCCTTAGAAGCCGACCTTCGGGCGCGGAGCGTGCGCGTTGAGCGCTTGGATGGCGATGTCGTCCGTGAGGGACTCACCCGTGATCTTGGCTTTAGCAAGGAAGACCGCGACAAGAACATTGAGCGGGTCACCTTTGTGGCAAAACTGCTCTCCCGCAATGGGGTGGGTGTCCTCGCCTCGTTCATCTCCCCCTACAAAGAGGCACGGGCAAAAGCGCGGGCAGAGACGACGAATTTCATCGAAGTGTACGTCAGCGCCCCGCTGGAAACAGTCATTGAGCGCGACGTGAAGGGGCATTACAAAAAGGCAATCGCGGGCGAGATTCTGAACTTCACCGGTGTGAACGATCCTTACGAAGCACCGGAAGCGGCTGAGATCGTTGTGCGCACCGATCAAGAGACAGTGGCGGAGAGCGTGGCGAAGATTCTCGCCTACCTTGAAGGGCGCGGGTTAATCCCGCAGCGGGAGTCGGTTGGGGAGGTCACCCATGCCTAGCCCTTCCCCCTTTAACCCCAACAAGCCCGCCACCTTGATTGCTCCCCATGGGGGGACGTTAGTCAACCGCATCCTGACGGGCGATGTCCGTGCCGAGGCGCTTGAACGCGCTGCCCGTTTGGTTCGACTTCCCCTTAGCGAAGTGAACCTTGCCGATTTGGAGATGATCGGCAGCGGCGCTCTCAGCCCACTGACAGGATTTGTTGGGCGCGAGGATTACCGTACCATTGTCCATGACCTGCGCTTGGCAAATGGTTTGCCCTGGTCGATCCCGGTCACCTTTGCGGTGAGCGCCGAAGATGCTGAGCGCGTCGCCATTGGCGATGAGGTTGCCCTTGTCGAAGGGCGAACGACGGGCGAGACAGTCATTGCTCTGCTCACGGTGAGCGACAAATACACCTATGACCGCGAAGTTGAGGCGCAAAAGGTCTATCGCACGACGGAGACGGCACATCCGGGTGTAGCGCGGCTCTACAAACAGGGCGATGTCCTGCTTGGTGGGGATGTGTGGCTGGTCGAACAGCCCGAACGCGCCACAACAGAGTTCGCCGCGCTCCGTTACACGCCCACCCAAACGCGGGCAATCTTCTTAGAGCGCCAGTGGCGGCGGATCGTCGGCTTTCAAACGCGCAACCCGATTCACCGCGCCCATGAATACATCCAAAAGACGGCACTCGAAGTCGTTGATGGGCTGCTGCTCCACCCCCTTGTGGGCGAGACGAAATCCGATGATATTCCGGCCTCGCTTCGTGTAGAAAGCTACAAGGCAATCCTGAGCGCCTATTATCCGGCGTCACGGGTGCTGCTTGGGGTCTTTCCGGCTGCGATGCGCTACGCCGGTCCGCGTGAGGCGATCTTCCACGCCATTGCCCGTAAAAATTACGGGTGTTCCCATTTCATCGTCGGGCGCGACCACGCCGGAGTCGGTAAGCACTACGGAACATATGACGCCCACTGGATTTTCGATGAGTTCACTCCAGAAGAAATCGGCATCACGCCGCTGTTCTTTGAGCATACCTTCTACTGCAAGACATGCGGTGCGGTGGTCAGTTCCAAAACCTGCCCACACGATTCCAGCG from Anaerolineales bacterium carries:
- a CDS encoding phosphoadenylyl-sulfate reductase, with amino-acid sequence MTQPTPNTSDTVATGALVETLNARFADAHPAEILRWAVGEFGQRLATVTSFQPTGIVTLHMLSEFAPNTPVLTLDTGLLFSETYALMNDLEKRLALNLLRLRPAQTVAEQAATHGEALWLRDPDQCCALRKTDLLDRVLGGYGAWLTGLRRDQSEGRAETPIFAWDRKHNNLKIAPFATWTESMVWTYLHAYELPYNTLHDQGYPSIGCYPCTRAVDPASGDKRAGRWAGSAKTECGIHIDKTISEETNTKGQHES
- the cysC gene encoding adenylyl-sulfate kinase, which codes for MTVDSDGFTLWMTGLSGAGKTTIALALEADLRARSVRVERLDGDVVREGLTRDLGFSKEDRDKNIERVTFVAKLLSRNGVGVLASFISPYKEARAKARAETTNFIEVYVSAPLETVIERDVKGHYKKAIAGEILNFTGVNDPYEAPEAAEIVVRTDQETVAESVAKILAYLEGRGLIPQRESVGEVTHA
- the sat gene encoding sulfate adenylyltransferase — protein: MPSPSPFNPNKPATLIAPHGGTLVNRILTGDVRAEALERAARLVRLPLSEVNLADLEMIGSGALSPLTGFVGREDYRTIVHDLRLANGLPWSIPVTFAVSAEDAERVAIGDEVALVEGRTTGETVIALLTVSDKYTYDREVEAQKVYRTTETAHPGVARLYKQGDVLLGGDVWLVEQPERATTEFAALRYTPTQTRAIFLERQWRRIVGFQTRNPIHRAHEYIQKTALEVVDGLLLHPLVGETKSDDIPASLRVESYKAILSAYYPASRVLLGVFPAAMRYAGPREAIFHAIARKNYGCSHFIVGRDHAGVGKHYGTYDAHWIFDEFTPEEIGITPLFFEHTFYCKTCGAVVSSKTCPHDSSAHIVLSGTQVREMLANGQDLPTEFTRPEVSRILMRGVRDQAGA